A genomic segment from Drosophila willistoni isolate 14030-0811.24 chromosome 2L unlocalized genomic scaffold, UCI_dwil_1.1 Seg168, whole genome shotgun sequence encodes:
- the LOC6643299 gene encoding dystrobrevin beta isoform X2, protein MDLEPRVAILQDLRLQTFDSIRFASYRTASKLRYIQKSTNLHLVDIWNVIEAFRENGLNTLEQQSEVSVARLETLVSSLYHNLNKRLPTAQQVPVDSKAGLLLNWLLAAYTSDNSGKIRVFSIKVALATMCSGKLVDKLRYIFSQISDGAGQLVAWKLSEFLREVLALPAAVYESPTFHYKDGLEEEIFPAENKVTVNDFMATLMSEPGPSCLVWLPLLHRLATVETIVHPTICSVCHKENFTGFRYRCQRCHAYQLCQECFWHGKTSLNHQNDHEVKEYSSYKSPSKQIGHSLRKSFRCVPEKTTQVLPRFPDQPEKTLNLSHIVPPSPLPSHNGFNDHQHPLHAAAAGGGLPGMFDRASTLDSRATGRSLDSATMSRVAAASANDEEHRLIARYAARLAQENRAPSNMPENATPIGTDNSRAQRELIAQLEAKNKEIMREIARLRRQQETEQMAPENPALINELRALRQRKGELEGHLGALQDSRRQLMEQLEGLMRMLKNQQTASPRSTPNSSPRSGKSPPMPGGMNVGAGILGTSPMSALHAQQLQQMQQQQQQQHNMPGSRGPSQQQQQQLAMQHQQAVQQQGHGGPFSQTQLDQLNQISSDMRSAFAANGSATPPYVNPNPNQADAELNEAADTITSAISNMVSDLNAEQGLGTGQSQSNALNQARFILPLDYFPNRRRHKKKCCKC, encoded by the exons ATGGATCTAGAGCCTCGTGTGGCCATATTGCAGGATCTGCGATTACAGACCTTTGATTCCATACGTTTTGCATCGTATAGAACGGCCTCGAAATTGCGTTATATACAGAAATCGACAAATTTACATTTGGTTGATATATGGAATGTTATTGAGGCATTTCGTGAGAATGGTCTGAATACCCTAGAGCAACAGAGTGAGGTTAGTGTGGCTAGATTGGAAACTCTGGTCTCGTCCCTCTATCATAATCTAAATAAACGTCTTCCTACGGCCCAACAAGTGCCAGTTGATTCCAAGGCCGGATTGCTGCTCAATTGGTTACTGGCAGCGTATACAAG TGATAATTCAGGCAAAATACGTGTTTTTTCGATCAAAGTGGCCCTAGCTACCATGTGCTCTGGCAAATTGGTTGATAAACTCAGAT ATATCTTCTCACAAATTTCGGATGGTGCTGGGCAATTGGTTGCCTGGAAATTGTCAGAGTTTTTGCGAGAAGTATTGGCATTGCCGGCCGCCGTTTATGAATCGCCCACATTCCATTATAAGGATGGCCTCGAAGAGGAAATCTTTCCGGCTGAGAATAAGGTTACAGTTAATGATTTCATGGCAACACTTATGTCTGAACCGGGTCCGTCGTGTTTGGTTTGGCTACCGCTTCTACATCGGCTGGCCACTGTGGAGACCATTGTGCATCCGACGATCTGTTCTGTTTGCCACAAGGAAAATTTCACCGGATTTCGTTATCGTTGTCAGCGGTGTCACGCCTACCAATTGTGCCAGGAGTGCTTTTGGCATGGCAAGACATCGCTGAACCACCAAAACGATCACGAGGTCAAGGAATACTCGAGCTACAAATCGCCAAGCAAACAGATTGGACACTCGCTGCGCAAAAGCTTCCGCTGTGTGCCCGAGAAGACGACGCAAGTGTTGCCACGATTCCCCGATCAGCCAGAAAAGACCCTCAACTTGTCCCACATTGTGCCGCCGTCCCCGTTGCCCTCGCACAATGGTTTCAATGATCACCAACATCCGCTTCATGCCGCTGCCGCCGGCGGTGGGCTGCCCGGTATGTTTGATCGAGCTAGTACTTTGGACTCACGAGCCACGGGACGTAGTTTGGATAGTGCAACGATGTCGCGTGTGGCAGCTGCTTCGGCCAATGATGAAGAGCATCGTCTTATAGCTCGTTATGCTGCCCGTTTGGCCCAAGAAAATCGAGCA CCCTCGAACATGCCAGAGAATGCCACGCCCATTGGCACAGATAATTCACGAGCCCAGCGTGAATTAATTGCCCAATTGGAAGCCAAGAATAAGGAGATAATGCGTGAGATAGCACGCCTGCGACGTCAACAGGAGACTGAACAGATGGCACCCGAGAATCCGGCCCTGATCAATGAGCTGCGTGCCCTGCGGCAACGTAAGGGTGAACTGGAGGGCCATTTGGGAGCATTGCAGGATTCCAGGCGTCAGCTAATGGAACAACTGGAGGGCCTAATGCGTATGCTAAAGAATCAACAGACTGCCTCGCCACGTTCGACACCCAATTCGAGTCCGCGTTCGGGTAAATCGCCGCCCATGCCGGGTGGTATGAATGTGGGTGCTGGTATCCTTGGCACATCGCCAATGAGTGCCCTCCATGCACAGCAAttgcaacaaatgcaacaacaacaacaacagcagcataACATGCCAGGATCTCGAGGACCatcgcagcagcagcaacaacagctaGCAATGCAACATCAACAGGCAGTCCAGCAACAAGGACACGGCGGACCCTTTAGCCAGACTCAGTTGGATCAATTGAATCAGATAAGCAGCGATATGCGTAGCGCCTTTGCCGCCAATGGCAGTGCAA CTCCGCCTTATGTCAATCCAAATCCAAATCAAGCCGATGCCGAGCTAAATGAAGCTGCCGATACTATAACATCGGCCATATCGAATATGGTCAGTGATTTGAATGCAG AACAGGGACTGGGGACTGGACAGAGCCAATCGAATGCATTGAATCAGGCTCGTTTCATATTGCCTTTGG ATTATTTTCCCAATAGACGACGGCATAAGAAAAAATGCTGCAAATGTTGA